Proteins encoded together in one uncultured Desulfobacter sp. window:
- a CDS encoding carbon starvation protein A: MNALLIMILSFAGYLIMYNLYGRYIGKKIFNLTQEAGVPAVEMEDGVDYVPTKKEVIFGHHFTSIAGTGPIVGPAVAIIWGWVPALIWVFVGSIFMGAVHDFGALIISMRNQGKSIADYTAKYVNNRTRFFFFLIVFLELWIVIAVFGLVIAIVFSMYPQSVLPVWCEVVIAVLLGHAVYKQGKSIMTWSIIAVIAMYITVAIGIYLPFKMPEIAGIPATGVWSIILLIYAFIASVLPVTTLLQPRDFINSHQLLIAMALLIAGVFVSAFGSNLEIVAPAVQLTPEKAPPMWPFLFITIACGAISGFHSLVSSGTSAKQVRYETDSLFVGYGSMLLEGALAVLVIISVAAGIGMGYPTKDGQILTGVAAWTTHYSSWAAAAGLGSKISAFVDGSANMIASMGIPTSLCVAVMGVFVASFAGTTLDTATRIQRYIISELFSNLKLDFLTGKYTATFLAVATALILAFATGAGGKGALKLWPMFGAVNQTLAGLALIIIAAYLKTQGGIKWIVAGIPAIAMMVLTIWALILNQTTFGANHNILLQTVNGISLLLAVWIFIEGLIKIATVKANVTD, translated from the coding sequence ATGAACGCTCTGTTAATCATGATCCTATCCTTTGCAGGCTATCTTATCATGTACAACCTTTACGGTCGATACATCGGTAAAAAAATATTTAATCTGACCCAGGAGGCAGGCGTCCCTGCCGTAGAAATGGAAGACGGGGTGGATTACGTGCCCACTAAAAAAGAGGTAATTTTCGGGCATCATTTTACGTCCATTGCCGGCACAGGACCCATTGTAGGACCTGCCGTTGCCATTATATGGGGTTGGGTACCGGCCCTGATCTGGGTTTTTGTGGGCAGTATTTTTATGGGCGCGGTCCATGACTTTGGCGCATTAATCATCTCCATGAGAAACCAGGGAAAATCCATTGCCGATTATACAGCCAAGTATGTAAACAACCGGACCCGTTTTTTTTTCTTTTTAATTGTCTTTCTTGAACTGTGGATCGTTATTGCGGTATTCGGCCTTGTTATTGCCATTGTATTCAGTATGTACCCGCAGTCCGTCTTGCCTGTATGGTGCGAGGTTGTCATCGCTGTTCTGCTGGGCCATGCGGTATACAAACAGGGCAAAAGTATCATGACCTGGTCCATCATTGCTGTGATTGCCATGTACATCACCGTTGCCATCGGTATATATCTGCCCTTTAAAATGCCGGAAATTGCAGGGATTCCCGCCACGGGTGTCTGGAGCATCATTTTGTTGATTTACGCCTTTATCGCATCGGTCCTTCCGGTAACCACCTTGTTGCAGCCCCGGGACTTCATAAACTCCCACCAGCTTTTGATCGCCATGGCCCTTTTGATTGCAGGTGTTTTTGTCTCAGCCTTTGGCAGCAACCTTGAAATTGTTGCGCCGGCAGTTCAATTGACCCCTGAAAAAGCGCCCCCCATGTGGCCCTTTCTTTTCATTACCATTGCCTGCGGCGCCATATCAGGCTTCCACTCCCTGGTATCATCCGGCACCTCTGCCAAACAGGTCCGGTATGAAACAGACTCCCTTTTTGTAGGCTATGGTTCCATGCTTTTAGAAGGGGCACTTGCGGTGCTGGTTATTATCTCTGTGGCCGCCGGCATCGGCATGGGCTATCCCACCAAAGACGGCCAGATACTGACCGGTGTGGCAGCCTGGACCACCCACTATTCATCCTGGGCGGCGGCGGCAGGTCTTGGTTCCAAAATCAGTGCCTTTGTTGACGGTTCCGCCAATATGATTGCTTCTATGGGGATACCCACAAGCCTTTGCGTTGCTGTCATGGGCGTATTTGTGGCTTCATTTGCCGGCACCACCCTGGATACCGCCACTCGTATCCAGCGCTACATCATTTCAGAGCTGTTTTCCAATTTGAAGCTTGATTTTCTTACAGGCAAATACACAGCGACGTTCCTGGCCGTTGCCACAGCCCTGATCCTGGCTTTTGCCACTGGCGCCGGGGGCAAAGGCGCGCTTAAACTATGGCCGATGTTCGGAGCAGTGAACCAGACCCTGGCCGGACTCGCGTTGATTATCATTGCAGCCTATCTAAAAACACAAGGCGGTATCAAGTGGATTGTGGCGGGTATCCCGGCCATTGCCATGATGGTCCTGACCATTTGGGCGCTCATTTTAAATCAAACCACATTTGGCGCCAATCATAACATTCTGCTGCAAACAGTAAACGGTATCAGTCTTTTGCTGGCCGTCTGGATTTTCATTGAAGGCCTGATTAAAATTGCAACGGTAAAAGCCAATGTAACCGATTAA
- a CDS encoding ArsA-related P-loop ATPase, with translation MTKTEPDVLFFLGKGGTGKSTCAALCAIDLAGAGFRVCLSSFDDAHNLCDIFQTTFSHAPKTILPGLEVIQVDKDREIASYLSGVTRKVKRNFTYLTAFNLGNYFDVLKLSPGMEAHALAACFTGLKKKYMGWDYLIIDMPPTALSLSFFNLPTLSLLWVNQLEKLRLEINKKKEIISKIKLVGKEITQDRVLARIMEIKSDHLDLKSFFEHKAKCYAVHNTDALSLAETKRIFDQLSILGIKLAGLFCNHRTPDDMYQSAADPELPCRILMDLPYCAQPLVGLDTLTRFTRQSGLNLAEELKESVTRRPFQCPGRS, from the coding sequence ATGACGAAAACCGAACCAGACGTTCTATTTTTTTTAGGGAAAGGCGGTACAGGCAAATCCACATGCGCGGCACTTTGCGCCATTGATCTTGCCGGGGCAGGTTTCAGGGTGTGTCTCTCCTCCTTTGATGACGCCCACAATCTGTGTGATATTTTCCAGACAACATTTTCCCATGCGCCTAAAACAATTCTTCCGGGTCTTGAAGTCATCCAGGTAGACAAAGACAGAGAAATCGCATCTTACCTGTCAGGGGTCACGCGAAAAGTAAAACGCAACTTCACCTATCTGACTGCCTTTAATCTTGGAAACTATTTTGATGTATTAAAATTATCCCCGGGCATGGAGGCGCACGCCCTTGCCGCATGCTTTACCGGTCTTAAAAAAAAATATATGGGCTGGGATTATCTGATCATAGACATGCCGCCCACCGCCCTTTCTTTAAGCTTTTTTAATCTGCCGACCCTGTCATTGCTCTGGGTAAACCAACTGGAAAAACTGCGGCTGGAAATCAACAAAAAAAAAGAGATCATTTCAAAAATAAAACTGGTCGGTAAAGAAATTACCCAGGATAGAGTGCTGGCAAGAATCATGGAGATAAAATCTGATCATCTGGATCTGAAATCCTTTTTTGAACATAAGGCCAAATGCTATGCCGTACACAATACAGATGCTCTGTCCCTGGCGGAAACCAAAAGAATTTTCGACCAGCTTTCGATACTTGGTATAAAACTGGCCGGACTGTTCTGCAATCATAGAACTCCGGACGACATGTATCAAAGTGCAGCAGACCCAGAACTTCCATGCCGGATTTTGATGGATCTGCCTTATTGTGCCCAGCCTCTGGTTGGTCTTGATACACTGACTCGGTTTACCAGGCAATCCGGTCTTAATTTAGCCGAAGAACTGAAAGAGTCAGTTACTCGCCGACCTTTTCAATGTCCAGGCCGATCATGA
- a CDS encoding sigma-54 dependent transcriptional regulator — MTAAHKILIVDDDASILEVLGERLSASNFKVLKAKDAAGAEQILKGKNGVDLLVSDIKMPGKSGMELFTDIRQALPDLPVIFLTAHGTIPDAVEAMKLGAADYIAKPFDGKDLIKKINTVMALRGTGAGTGTVPLVESGFYWGKSPAMKHLYTMVKKVAATEVNVLVLGESGVGKERIAGCIHKHSTRKKHPYMVVDCGSTPAGILESELFGHLKGAFTHAVKNKLGLIQAADSGTLFLDEIGNISHDMQCRLLRFLEDKKIRQVGAVQETTVDCRVIAATNADLAQSIEAGSFRQDLYYRLKGITLTIPPLRDRKEDIYPLADLFADNYGSAHGIDRLHISDAAVKVLEEHPWPGNVRELKNTIQAGAVLCQNQVIEPWDLQIETIRENAVLTSDLPESQAFSIEQSEKDTIIRALKKSRGVQKEAADLLGISKRAMHYKVKKYEIDPTVYK, encoded by the coding sequence GTGACAGCAGCACATAAAATACTCATTGTTGATGATGACGCCAGTATTCTGGAGGTTTTGGGCGAAAGACTGTCTGCATCAAACTTTAAGGTTTTGAAGGCCAAGGATGCGGCTGGGGCCGAACAGATACTTAAAGGGAAGAACGGCGTGGATCTTTTAGTATCAGATATAAAAATGCCGGGAAAAAGCGGAATGGAATTGTTCACGGATATCCGTCAAGCCCTGCCGGATCTGCCGGTAATTTTTCTGACGGCTCACGGGACCATACCGGATGCTGTGGAAGCGATGAAACTTGGGGCGGCCGATTATATTGCCAAGCCGTTTGACGGCAAAGACCTGATCAAAAAAATTAATACCGTCATGGCTTTGCGCGGTACAGGTGCCGGCACCGGTACTGTTCCACTGGTTGAATCCGGGTTTTACTGGGGTAAATCCCCTGCCATGAAGCATCTTTATACCATGGTGAAAAAGGTGGCGGCCACCGAGGTCAACGTGCTTGTACTCGGGGAAAGCGGTGTGGGCAAAGAGCGTATTGCCGGATGTATTCATAAACACAGCACTAGAAAGAAACATCCCTACATGGTCGTGGATTGTGGGTCAACGCCGGCAGGTATCCTTGAAAGTGAATTGTTCGGCCACTTGAAAGGGGCGTTTACCCATGCCGTAAAGAATAAGTTGGGGCTTATTCAGGCTGCAGATTCCGGTACGCTTTTTTTGGATGAAATCGGCAATATATCCCACGATATGCAATGCCGTTTGTTAAGATTTCTCGAGGATAAAAAAATTCGCCAGGTCGGTGCCGTACAGGAGACTACTGTGGACTGTCGGGTCATTGCAGCGACAAATGCTGATCTTGCCCAGTCCATTGAAGCAGGAAGCTTTCGCCAGGATCTGTACTACCGACTCAAGGGAATCACCCTGACCATTCCACCTTTGCGGGATCGAAAAGAAGATATTTATCCGTTGGCGGATTTATTTGCGGACAACTATGGCAGTGCCCACGGCATTGACCGGCTGCATATTTCCGATGCCGCGGTTAAAGTGTTGGAAGAACATCCTTGGCCCGGCAATGTCCGGGAATTGAAAAATACCATTCAGGCCGGGGCTGTTTTGTGCCAAAATCAGGTTATTGAACCATGGGATCTTCAGATTGAAACTATCAGGGAAAATGCGGTGCTGACTTCTGACCTTCCGGAATCCCAGGCGTTTTCCATTGAGCAAAGCGAAAAGGATACCATTATACGGGCCCTGAAAAAGTCCAGGGGGGTTCAAAAAGAGGCGGCCGATCTTTTGGGTATCAGCAAACGGGCCATGCATTATAAGGTCAAAAAATACGAGATTGATCCGACTGTTTATAAATAA
- a CDS encoding HAMP domain-containing sensor histidine kinase yields the protein MSNTSGRIVSISNRIAVLSNDLKNNLLDMDANIKKLKLLNKDVYFDYFGTARRNYQNVLAEIIELDTRRRMPAGYWGDIDRTFGSHIESGVFMEQVMSDDFTWIDASVMDQWMAAIAMARKDNEGRIEQALILINRLSHQVMKNCMIGFAISILVGLMGIWFISRSIIIPLNKLKSGLRRVSDDNYTYEMAITSKDEFGELAAAFNDMNRQLKADDEIRSDFIATLSHEIRSPLSSIRESVNMMTEEVLGPVNEKQKKFLTIAINEIARITSLLNHLLDASILVSGVKKRQVAPFDPNQLVQSAILSVTPGAKTRGIRMEFKVLAQAPMVKSNEKEITQVIINILDNALKFSPDNSRVDVSLTRGPGKHFLTCAISDEGPGIPDDKKNLIFKKYYRAKEVRKHMDGVGLGLNIARRTVQANGGEIFVKNRPDKGCTFSFTLPVF from the coding sequence ATGTCCAATACTTCAGGCCGGATTGTCAGCATCAGCAATCGGATTGCGGTATTGTCCAACGATCTTAAGAATAATCTTCTTGATATGGACGCGAATATCAAGAAATTGAAACTGTTGAACAAAGATGTATATTTTGACTATTTTGGAACAGCCCGGCGCAATTACCAGAACGTGCTTGCTGAGATCATCGAACTGGATACAAGACGGAGAATGCCTGCAGGATACTGGGGCGACATTGACCGAACCTTTGGTAGTCATATAGAGTCGGGTGTATTCATGGAACAGGTCATGAGCGATGATTTTACCTGGATTGATGCCAGTGTGATGGATCAGTGGATGGCTGCCATAGCCATGGCAAGAAAGGATAATGAAGGCCGAATTGAGCAGGCGTTGATCCTGATAAACCGTTTAAGCCACCAGGTGATGAAAAACTGCATGATCGGATTCGCTATTTCAATACTGGTAGGCCTGATGGGGATTTGGTTTATTTCCAGATCCATCATTATCCCTTTGAACAAATTAAAATCCGGGCTAAGAAGGGTCTCTGATGATAATTACACCTATGAGATGGCAATTACATCCAAAGATGAATTCGGGGAACTGGCTGCGGCGTTTAATGATATGAACCGTCAGCTTAAAGCTGATGACGAGATTCGTTCTGATTTTATTGCCACCTTGAGCCATGAAATCAGAAGTCCATTGTCTTCCATCCGTGAATCTGTGAATATGATGACCGAAGAGGTTCTTGGTCCGGTAAATGAGAAACAAAAAAAATTTTTAACTATTGCCATCAATGAGATTGCCAGGATCACCAGCCTTTTGAATCATCTGCTTGATGCGTCCATTCTGGTTTCAGGGGTCAAGAAAAGGCAGGTTGCACCGTTTGATCCCAATCAGCTTGTACAATCGGCCATTTTAAGTGTTACACCCGGGGCAAAGACCCGGGGCATCCGCATGGAATTTAAGGTCCTTGCCCAGGCGCCCATGGTCAAAAGTAACGAGAAAGAGATAACCCAGGTTATCATAAATATTTTGGATAATGCGCTGAAATTTTCACCGGACAACAGCCGGGTGGATGTCAGTTTGACCCGGGGGCCGGGAAAACATTTTTTGACATGTGCCATCAGTGATGAAGGGCCCGGGATTCCCGATGATAAGAAAAATTTGATTTTCAAGAAGTACTACCGGGCCAAGGAGGTGCGCAAGCACATGGACGGTGTCGGGCTTGGTTTAAATATTGCCCGACGGACCGTTCAGGCCAATGGCGGAGAAATTTTTGTGAAGAACAGGCCTGATAAAGGGTGTACGTTTTCCTTTACGTTGCCGGTGTTTTAA
- a CDS encoding DUF362 domain-containing protein, translated as MGADVFFMDMTATSRENLPAKLARLVTTAGLDYVLEKNDLTAVKVHFGEQGNTAYIRPVLIRKIIREIRKANATPFLTDANTLYVGTRSDAVSHIKTAVENGFSYSSMDAAPLIIADGLFGKSETAVQVNLKHNREVFIGSEIINANALVALAHFKGHELSGFGGTLKNLGMGCASRRGKLDQHSNVSPKIKRKSCIGCGLCAQHCPGQAITIENKKAYMNKDACIGCAECIVRCPTQSININWNQDVPVFLEKMMEYTAGVLKDKTGKCLFVNFITNISPKCDCLPYAESPICNDIGVVASCDPVAIDQASADLVNQAQGLASSVLTTHLAPGEDKFKGLYPNVDWQHQLAYAQDIGLGTRQYNLIKLDTLAYKNPGPHG; from the coding sequence ATGGGTGCCGATGTATTTTTCATGGACATGACCGCCACATCAAGGGAAAACCTGCCCGCCAAGTTGGCTCGTTTGGTCACCACGGCCGGACTTGACTACGTCCTGGAAAAAAACGATCTGACTGCCGTCAAGGTGCATTTTGGTGAACAGGGAAATACGGCGTATATCCGGCCTGTTCTTATCCGAAAAATTATCAGGGAAATCAGAAAAGCCAACGCCACACCTTTTTTGACCGATGCCAATACCCTATACGTGGGTACCCGGTCTGACGCAGTGTCCCATATCAAGACCGCGGTGGAAAACGGATTTTCCTATTCGTCCATGGATGCAGCCCCTTTGATCATTGCCGACGGCCTGTTCGGAAAAAGCGAGACAGCCGTACAGGTCAATCTCAAACACAACAGGGAAGTGTTTATCGGGTCGGAAATTATCAATGCCAACGCGTTAGTGGCACTGGCCCATTTCAAGGGACATGAGCTGTCCGGATTCGGCGGCACCCTTAAAAATCTGGGGATGGGATGTGCATCCCGCCGGGGAAAACTGGATCAGCATTCCAATGTAAGTCCTAAAATCAAACGTAAAAGCTGTATTGGTTGCGGTCTGTGTGCCCAACACTGCCCGGGGCAAGCCATAACCATTGAAAATAAAAAAGCTTATATGAACAAAGATGCCTGTATCGGGTGTGCCGAATGCATTGTGCGCTGCCCCACACAGTCCATCAACATCAATTGGAACCAGGATGTCCCTGTCTTTTTAGAAAAAATGATGGAATATACTGCCGGGGTGCTCAAAGACAAGACCGGTAAATGCCTGTTTGTCAACTTTATCACCAATATCTCCCCCAAATGTGACTGTCTGCCCTATGCCGAATCCCCCATCTGCAACGATATCGGCGTGGTGGCATCCTGTGATCCCGTAGCCATTGACCAAGCCAGCGCAGACCTTGTCAACCAGGCCCAGGGTCTGGCATCTTCGGTATTGACAACCCACCTGGCCCCTGGAGAGGACAAGTTCAAAGGACTTTATCCAAACGTGGACTGGCAACACCAGCTTGCGTATGCCCAGGACATTGGTCTTGGAACAAGACAATACAACCTGATCAAGCTAGATACCCTGGCATATAAAAATCCAGGGCCACACGGTTAA
- a CDS encoding J domain-containing protein — translation MYLAKIKKNRQTTYILRESVKQGEQMVARDIFDLGPCPGAWIDYPGGNAWYLNPDLESRISTLAETFDSDQFEDLFWPFIRPAIRRATQTFRQRTFKQYEPMTRAQKETIARQVHAFDKRRAHFLKFGNMDQGPMVNMPTVLFRQLHNKSRDEIEQQFMDQERVLRKKDLKSYVYTVLDLHRFFKGFMAKQMPHALDQDKVEAFFIQELCLLNKELFGLNTRLHEYLIRYAIMFFDHTYGDSVLLDDMVKDFQFRQRSRWFKPPGPTPQLALSRAFKIFNLTSKALESMDKKDLTREFRRLARQHHPDRGGSHDRFVELNNAYQILLEKVS, via the coding sequence ATGTATCTGGCAAAAATAAAAAAAAACAGACAAACCACCTATATTCTGCGGGAATCGGTCAAACAGGGTGAACAGATGGTAGCCCGGGACATTTTCGATCTGGGACCCTGCCCCGGGGCCTGGATTGATTATCCCGGCGGCAATGCCTGGTATTTAAATCCGGATCTGGAATCAAGGATTTCAACGCTGGCCGAGACCTTTGACAGTGACCAGTTTGAAGATCTGTTCTGGCCTTTTATCCGGCCCGCCATCCGCAGAGCCACCCAGACCTTCAGGCAGCGGACCTTTAAACAATATGAACCCATGACCCGGGCTCAAAAAGAGACCATTGCAAGACAGGTCCATGCCTTTGACAAACGCCGGGCCCACTTTCTTAAATTCGGCAATATGGACCAGGGGCCCATGGTAAATATGCCGACAGTCCTTTTCAGGCAGCTGCACAACAAATCCCGGGATGAAATCGAACAGCAATTTATGGACCAGGAACGGGTTTTACGGAAAAAAGATCTTAAATCGTATGTATATACAGTGCTTGATCTCCATCGTTTTTTCAAAGGATTCATGGCCAAGCAGATGCCCCATGCCCTGGACCAGGATAAGGTAGAGGCATTTTTTATTCAGGAATTATGCCTGTTGAACAAAGAGCTTTTCGGACTGAACACCCGGTTGCATGAATATCTGATCCGGTATGCCATTATGTTTTTTGATCACACTTACGGGGATTCGGTACTGTTGGATGATATGGTCAAAGATTTCCAGTTCCGTCAAAGAAGCCGCTGGTTTAAGCCGCCGGGGCCTACCCCGCAGCTTGCTTTATCCCGGGCCTTCAAAATATTTAATCTCACATCCAAGGCACTGGAGTCCATGGATAAAAAAGACCTCACCCGGGAATTTCGGCGTCTGGCAAGACAACATCATCCGGACAGGGGAGGCAGCCACGACAGGTTTGTGGAGCTGAACAACGCCTACCAGATACTACTGGAAAAAGTATCATAA
- a CDS encoding TonB-dependent receptor, which yields MLYTFLKKVMLPRLLLPGLFLIFPTWCPAAQTQDLTTFSIEELMDIKVTSVSKKSQRLSDSAAAIFVITREDIKRSGATSIPDALRMAPGVNVARIDANKWAINCRGFNSRFSPSLQVLVDGRSVYTPSFSGVYWEVTDVLLEDVDRIEVIRGPGATIWGSNAVNGVINIITRQANETQGGFVQASAGSVEKNMVAARYGGTMGEDKFWRIYAKHHTIEDFQRLSGEDAGDDWQINQAGFRMDAQISSADDFTVQGDIYDGHIHQDLYLYSQVSPYMDEFHVKTDISGGNIMGRWTKVISGTSDITVKTSYDAMHRSEDILNEDRHNVDVEFQHRFGLGLVNDIIWGLRLRHTHDDYSGSKVAVMDPVSTSDLLYSAFIQDEISIFEDKIKLTIGSKFEHNDYTGLEIQPSTRLLWTPDEHHRMWAAVSRATRIPSRVEAHGVVYLTGTDNAGTPVYTRFVNNEDQTAETLWAWEAGYRFIPQQNLSVDLALFFNDYRNLRIYSLQAPPYLDTENHVLVQDLVLSNMSNARSWGAEIAVDLATGRKIKWTLAYSLIFHDYDNDEDFELDFGFTKHQVSLRGRFDLTKNLTLDAWLRYVGKTNANYIFSDTATYEIDDYLTLDLRIGWQIRPGLDFFLTGQNLLQDSHLEFVQDAFSYPVEVPRSAYAGLTYKF from the coding sequence GTGTTATACACTTTTCTGAAAAAAGTAATGCTGCCGCGTTTGCTGCTGCCGGGCCTGTTCCTCATTTTTCCTACCTGGTGCCCGGCCGCCCAAACCCAAGATCTAACCACATTTTCCATTGAAGAACTCATGGATATCAAAGTAACTTCTGTGAGCAAAAAAAGCCAACGGCTGTCTGACAGCGCAGCCGCCATTTTCGTTATCACCCGGGAAGATATCAAACGCTCCGGGGCCACCAGTATTCCCGATGCCCTGCGCATGGCCCCGGGCGTGAATGTGGCACGAATTGATGCCAACAAATGGGCCATAAACTGCAGAGGATTTAACAGCCGGTTCTCCCCAAGCCTTCAGGTCCTTGTCGACGGACGAAGTGTATATACCCCCAGTTTTTCAGGCGTTTACTGGGAAGTAACAGATGTGCTGCTTGAGGATGTGGACCGAATTGAGGTGATCCGTGGCCCCGGGGCCACCATCTGGGGTTCCAATGCAGTGAATGGGGTGATCAATATTATCACCAGACAGGCAAATGAGACCCAGGGCGGTTTTGTGCAAGCTTCTGCCGGATCTGTAGAAAAAAACATGGTGGCCGCAAGATATGGCGGAACAATGGGTGAAGATAAATTTTGGCGAATTTACGCCAAGCACCACACTATAGAAGATTTTCAACGTCTTTCCGGAGAAGATGCAGGGGACGACTGGCAGATCAATCAGGCCGGTTTTCGCATGGATGCCCAAATTTCCTCAGCCGACGATTTCACAGTCCAGGGGGATATCTACGACGGTCATATCCACCAGGATCTCTATCTTTACAGTCAGGTATCACCATACATGGATGAATTTCACGTAAAAACAGATATATCCGGAGGTAATATCATGGGCCGGTGGACAAAGGTCATTTCCGGGACATCGGACATTACTGTGAAGACATCTTACGATGCCATGCATCGTTCCGAGGATATCCTCAACGAGGACCGGCACAATGTTGATGTGGAATTCCAGCACCGCTTCGGACTGGGTTTGGTAAACGACATTATCTGGGGGCTTCGGCTGCGCCATACCCATGATGATTATTCAGGCTCAAAAGTTGCCGTTATGGATCCGGTCAGCACAAGTGACCTTCTCTACTCGGCATTTATCCAGGATGAAATATCAATATTTGAGGATAAAATTAAACTCACCATTGGCTCAAAATTTGAGCACAACGATTATACCGGCCTTGAAATCCAGCCCTCCACAAGACTGTTGTGGACACCGGATGAACACCACAGGATGTGGGCTGCCGTTTCCAGAGCCACCCGTATTCCCTCACGGGTTGAAGCCCATGGCGTCGTCTACCTCACCGGGACAGATAATGCCGGTACGCCAGTGTATACCAGATTTGTGAATAATGAGGATCAAACGGCAGAAACCCTGTGGGCCTGGGAAGCCGGATACCGCTTTATCCCGCAACAGAACCTCTCCGTTGATCTGGCACTGTTTTTCAATGACTATCGAAATCTTAGAATTTATTCACTTCAGGCCCCCCCCTATCTTGATACTGAAAACCACGTACTTGTTCAAGATCTTGTGCTAAGCAACATGTCCAATGCCCGGTCCTGGGGGGCAGAAATTGCCGTGGATCTGGCCACAGGCCGAAAAATCAAATGGACGCTGGCCTATTCACTGATATTCCATGATTATGACAATGACGAGGATTTTGAACTTGACTTTGGATTTACAAAACACCAGGTCTCCTTGCGGGGCAGGTTTGATTTGACAAAAAACCTGACCCTGGACGCCTGGTTGAGATATGTGGGAAAAACAAACGCAAATTACATATTTTCCGATACTGCCACCTATGAAATTGACGATTACCTAACCTTGGACCTGCGCATTGGATGGCAGATCCGGCCGGGCCTTGATTTTTTCTTGACCGGTCAGAATCTTCTCCAGGACAGCCACCTCGAATTTGTCCAGGATGCATTCAGTTATCCTGTGGAAGTTCCCCGCAGCGCCTATGCCGGCTTAACCTATAAATTTTAA
- a CDS encoding YfiR family protein — MSACTCQFMLSFIVLGTVQSQNLEEYRLKAAFVYNFTKLIEWPQTAFDNERDTFTIAVLGDERLRQGFETIDGKISTGRTISIRYPDPKAEDYEKTLAESQIVFISRYTRLEQVLQILSYIENKPILTIGEVKNFSRAGGVIQFFTRDNHLHFEVNIKKAEAHQLKFSSRLLKLAVILNEK; from the coding sequence ATGTCAGCTTGCACCTGTCAATTCATGCTGTCTTTTATTGTTTTAGGCACAGTTCAGTCACAAAACCTTGAAGAATACAGGCTTAAAGCGGCCTTTGTTTATAATTTCACCAAACTCATTGAATGGCCGCAAACGGCATTTGACAATGAAAGAGATACTTTTACAATAGCCGTATTAGGGGATGAACGTCTCAGACAAGGCTTTGAGACTATTGACGGCAAAATCAGTACCGGACGCACCATATCGATCCGTTATCCGGACCCCAAAGCCGAAGATTATGAAAAAACACTGGCTGAAAGTCAGATCGTATTCATCAGCCGATATACACGCCTGGAGCAGGTCCTGCAAATTCTGAGCTATATTGAAAACAAACCGATTCTCACAATCGGTGAAGTCAAAAATTTCAGCCGGGCCGGGGGCGTCATTCAATTTTTCACAAGAGATAATCATCTTCATTTTGAAGTCAATATCAAAAAAGCTGAGGCCCATCAGCTCAAATTCAGTTCCAGACTGCTTAAACTGGCTGTCATCTTAAATGAAAAATAA